A genome region from Methanobacterium subterraneum includes the following:
- a CDS encoding DUF1922 domain-containing protein, which yields MYLIFRCNCGRAVYAKESVKVKKCVCGKNLKVAERRIIARTEDPQTASEKVQELQEEKYGGAYFTTADKI from the coding sequence ATGTACTTGATATTCAGATGTAACTGTGGACGGGCAGTTTATGCCAAAGAAAGCGTGAAAGTAAAGAAATGTGTCTGTGGGAAAAATTTGAAGGTTGCAGAAAGGCGGATCATAGCCAGAACTGAAGACCCCCAGACTGCCTCGGAAAAAGTCCAGGAACTTCAGGAAGAAAAGTATGGTGGGGCCTATTTTACCACTGCAGATAAGATATGA
- the comB gene encoding 2-phosphosulfolactate phosphatase: protein MQVSLSFERSLSKDVAIMVDVLRASTTITVALEKIPNIIPTLEIEEALALAPKHQAFLAGERRGATIEGFDVGNSPVDIQKLSGETLIITTSNGTRILEGITGRALIGSFINAQAVAEKAREISTEHIEVVMAGVRGNFAIEDFLGAGAIISHLQDQELDEMAQAACLAIQNPEMVDLAVRNSRSAKNLRKLGFGKDVDFCLQRDKSQLVPEFKDGLIRVLE from the coding sequence ATGCAAGTTTCCCTGAGTTTTGAGAGATCACTTTCTAAAGACGTGGCCATCATGGTTGATGTTCTAAGGGCCAGCACCACCATCACCGTGGCCCTGGAAAAAATCCCCAATATCATCCCCACACTGGAAATAGAAGAAGCACTGGCACTGGCCCCCAAACACCAGGCCTTCCTGGCAGGTGAAAGAAGGGGAGCAACCATTGAAGGATTCGATGTTGGAAATTCCCCCGTGGATATCCAGAAATTAAGTGGCGAAACCCTGATTATCACCACCAGTAACGGAACCCGAATCCTAGAGGGTATCACCGGCCGAGCCCTGATAGGATCCTTTATAAATGCCCAGGCCGTGGCAGAAAAAGCCAGAGAAATATCAACCGAACATATAGAAGTGGTTATGGCCGGAGTAAGGGGAAACTTTGCCATTGAAGATTTCCTGGGTGCCGGTGCAATAATTTCCCACTTGCAGGATCAGGAACTGGATGAAATGGCCCAGGCCGCATGTCTGGCAATCCAAAACCCTGAAATGGTGGATCTGGCAGTTCGAAATTCACGATCAGCAAAGAACCTCAGAAAACTGGGATTTGGAAAAGATGTTGACTTCTGTCTCCAGCGAGATAAATCACAACTTGTACCTGAATTCAAAGACGGATTGATCAGAGTTTTAGAATAA
- a CDS encoding FeoA family protein — protein sequence MITLVELENGQTAIIKEIGGGSGLKNRLEVMNIREGKKVKKTCTAPLRGPVVIEIDGCKMAIGRGMAKKVWVEEI from the coding sequence ATGATCACATTAGTAGAACTTGAAAACGGACAAACAGCAATAATCAAAGAAATTGGAGGGGGTTCAGGGTTAAAAAATCGTTTAGAAGTGATGAACATTAGGGAAGGAAAAAAGGTTAAAAAAACATGCACCGCCCCTCTACGAGGTCCAGTGGTCATAGAGATAGATGGCTGTAAAATGGCAATTGGCCGAGGAATGGCCAAAAAAGTTTGGGTGGAAGAGATTTGA
- a CDS encoding nucleotide-binding protein, translating to MKGILPNGSKKPFNFDIMNENRKTMKIAITGGKGGTGKSTISTSLAFELSNSNRVMLVDADVECPDDHIILSTTQEKVEDVEALLPTFDQEKCTQCGSCSEVCKENAVVFVKDRYPFIVSGQCNGCGACLYACPSGALQEGKQVVGTIYQGKCQRANASDNLLLVWGKIEVGCENTSLVVKATRDYALNLSSKTLPDSDSKDDSIKSSENTLPMDSEFDYVLIDTAAGTHCNVINAMINVDLALAVTEPTPLGKHDLELILSLLEIMETPAQIIVNKSDIGDLNLIRNVSENFNIPLIQEIPYEKDIMKKHSRSQPVTHESFKELADSISDLHKTIIEEGRMCQ from the coding sequence ATGAAGGGCATACTGCCCAACGGATCTAAAAAACCTTTCAACTTTGATATTATGAATGAAAATAGAAAAACTATGAAAATAGCCATAACTGGTGGAAAAGGAGGAACTGGGAAATCAACCATATCCACTTCCCTCGCCTTTGAACTTTCTAACTCTAATAGGGTTATGCTGGTGGATGCTGATGTTGAATGTCCGGATGATCACATAATTCTATCAACCACCCAGGAAAAGGTTGAAGATGTAGAGGCATTACTTCCAACCTTTGATCAGGAAAAATGTACCCAGTGCGGCAGTTGCTCGGAAGTGTGCAAAGAGAATGCAGTTGTATTTGTCAAAGACAGATACCCTTTCATAGTCTCTGGACAATGCAATGGTTGTGGGGCTTGTTTATATGCCTGTCCATCTGGAGCTCTCCAGGAGGGAAAACAGGTTGTTGGAACCATATATCAGGGTAAATGTCAACGAGCTAATGCATCAGATAACCTCCTTCTGGTGTGGGGTAAAATCGAAGTGGGCTGTGAAAACACATCCCTAGTGGTCAAAGCCACCCGAGATTATGCTCTGAATCTATCCAGTAAAACACTCCCTGATTCAGATTCAAAGGATGATTCAATTAAATCTTCAGAAAATACTTTACCAATGGATTCAGAATTTGATTATGTATTGATAGATACTGCCGCTGGAACTCATTGTAATGTTATCAACGCCATGATCAATGTGGATCTAGCTCTGGCCGTGACTGAACCCACACCCCTAGGAAAACATGACCTGGAATTAATCCTCAGTTTACTGGAAATAATGGAAACCCCCGCCCAGATCATTGTTAATAAATCGGATATTGGTGATCTGAACCTTATCCGTAATGTTTCGGAGAACTTCAATATTCCTCTAATCCAGGAGATCCCTTATGAAAAGGATATAATGAAAAAACACTCCAGAAGTCAGCCGGTAACACATGAAAGTTTCAAAGAATTAGCAGATTCAATATCTGACCTTCATAAAACCATAATTGAAGAGGGGAGGATGTGCCAATGA
- a CDS encoding NifB/NifX family molybdenum-iron cluster-binding protein — MKVAIASTGEGLDSQASPVFGRCSHLVVVDVVDGDFKNVKAIPNPSVNASGGAGIQTARIVGDEKAEAVISGSVGPNAFEVLNQLGIKAYKMVPGTVEENLNLLTQGKLEGLTLAARGRGMGRGGGQRGRR; from the coding sequence ATGAAAGTAGCAATAGCATCAACTGGAGAGGGATTGGATTCACAGGCCAGCCCGGTTTTTGGAAGATGTTCCCATTTGGTAGTGGTGGATGTGGTTGACGGAGATTTCAAAAACGTTAAAGCCATACCCAACCCTTCCGTAAATGCATCAGGTGGTGCAGGGATACAAACTGCAAGAATTGTGGGGGATGAAAAGGCAGAAGCAGTTATATCCGGATCAGTAGGTCCCAACGCCTTTGAGGTTCTAAATCAGTTAGGAATAAAGGCCTACAAGATGGTCCCAGGAACAGTGGAAGAAAACCTAAACCTATTAACCCAGGGTAAACTGGAAGGGTTAACTTTAGCTGCCAGAGGACGTGGGATGGGAAGAGGAGGAGGTCAAAGGGGTAGAAGATAA
- a CDS encoding TraB/GumN family protein, with product MAPDNLTIIGTAHVSEKSVEEVRNTILECEPDIVAVELDAARYQNLLNEKNGAKEEKEIKIREILKGNNFTMFLVSGFLSYFQKKIGDEVGVKPGSEMLAAAEAAEEAGARVALIDRDIQITLKRALNHMSFWEKAKFIYSIIASFFSKDEAIDDIESIKQGDALEEVMGYFQEMSPRAYEVLVAERDAFMAQRLLDMEGNVVAVVGAGHKKGIQKNMENPQDIPPLYQLMELKESKFSITKLILFAIPTVFIIIFALAFLKGINIQSGILQFVLLTGGLAFAGSLLAGSKIPSAITAFIVAPFTAIHPLLAAGWFAGIVEAKLRGVSMDDLASLSKSESLRDMWNNNLFRILLVVVGANIGTTIGVFLSIPNVLLPLINRLMGM from the coding sequence ATGGCACCGGACAATTTAACAATCATTGGTACAGCTCATGTATCGGAGAAAAGTGTGGAAGAAGTGAGAAATACTATCCTAGAGTGTGAACCAGACATCGTAGCAGTGGAACTTGATGCCGCCCGTTACCAAAACCTCCTCAATGAAAAAAACGGAGCTAAAGAGGAGAAAGAGATAAAAATAAGGGAAATCCTGAAGGGGAACAATTTCACCATGTTCCTGGTGAGCGGATTTCTCAGCTACTTCCAGAAAAAGATTGGAGATGAAGTGGGAGTCAAACCCGGTTCAGAGATGTTAGCCGCGGCTGAGGCTGCTGAAGAGGCTGGGGCCAGGGTGGCCCTTATTGACCGGGATATCCAGATCACCCTAAAACGGGCTTTGAATCATATGAGCTTCTGGGAGAAAGCTAAATTCATTTACAGCATTATTGCATCGTTTTTCAGTAAAGATGAGGCCATTGATGATATTGAAAGCATAAAACAGGGCGATGCACTGGAAGAAGTTATGGGATACTTCCAGGAAATGTCCCCCCGTGCCTATGAGGTCCTGGTGGCAGAGAGGGATGCTTTCATGGCTCAAAGACTCCTGGATATGGAGGGAAATGTGGTAGCTGTGGTAGGGGCAGGTCACAAGAAGGGAATCCAGAAGAATATGGAAAACCCCCAGGACATACCTCCACTCTACCAGCTGATGGAGTTAAAAGAATCAAAATTTAGCATCACCAAACTGATTTTATTTGCCATACCCACAGTGTTCATAATAATATTTGCACTGGCATTCCTGAAGGGGATTAACATCCAATCAGGGATCCTGCAGTTCGTCTTACTCACCGGAGGATTAGCATTCGCCGGATCTCTTTTAGCCGGATCTAAAATCCCATCCGCCATTACCGCTTTTATAGTAGCCCCATTCACTGCCATTCATCCTCTTTTGGCAGCGGGCTGGTTTGCAGGGATAGTTGAAGCCAAATTACGGGGAGTGTCCATGGATGACCTGGCCAGCCTATCCAAGAGTGAAAGCTTACGGGACATGTGGAATAACAACCTCTTCCGAATACTGCTGGTAGTGGTGGGAGCCAACATCGGTACCACCATAGGAGTCTTCCTATCCATACCCAACGTCCTCCTCCCCCTGATCAACAGATTAATGGGCATGTAA
- a CDS encoding metallophosphoesterase translates to MRRIIQYAMFISLFFMGFLVLNYYVLYGMSFLLGLPVNNTFYAALVVASISYPLATLIERVVSNDFTRIFYTLASAWMGISFYLLFMLIIYLLLSFFFPLPRESAGIIIVVLTTIISAYSIYNSYLLKITEIEIPLKGLKQDIKAVHLSDIHIGSIRNSGYMERIVDETNKMDPDVVFITGDMVDGSARLHKHTFKAIDSFNAPAFFVTGNHETYEGLEEVFRVLGGTKLKILQEEVAEFRGVQVVGVGYSHRGDHLKNTLSSIKIQDEKPSILLYHLPVGREEVSAAGIDLQLSGHTHNGQMIPFNFLVKLMFPYISGFYEYNGTQLYVSQGTGTWGPPMRLGSKCELTVIQLKPL, encoded by the coding sequence ATGAGAAGAATTATTCAGTATGCAATGTTCATATCACTATTTTTCATGGGTTTCCTGGTCCTCAATTACTATGTTTTATACGGAATGTCATTTTTACTGGGTTTACCAGTGAATAACACATTTTACGCTGCCCTGGTAGTTGCATCCATCTCATATCCCCTGGCCACATTAATAGAAAGGGTAGTATCCAACGATTTCACCCGTATATTTTACACTCTGGCTTCGGCATGGATGGGAATATCCTTTTATCTGCTTTTTATGCTGATAATTTATCTGTTGTTATCTTTCTTCTTCCCGCTCCCCCGTGAAAGTGCGGGTATTATAATAGTAGTGTTAACCACCATCATCAGTGCCTATTCTATATACAACAGTTATTTATTGAAAATAACAGAGATCGAAATACCATTGAAGGGTTTAAAGCAGGATATTAAGGCAGTTCACCTCAGTGACATTCACATTGGTTCCATTAGAAATTCCGGTTACATGGAGAGAATAGTGGATGAAACCAATAAAATGGATCCGGATGTGGTTTTTATAACTGGAGACATGGTGGACGGTAGCGCACGGCTGCACAAACACACATTCAAAGCCATTGATAGTTTCAATGCACCTGCATTTTTTGTAACCGGTAATCACGAGACCTATGAAGGTTTGGAAGAAGTTTTCAGGGTCCTGGGAGGTACCAAACTTAAAATTCTCCAAGAGGAAGTGGCTGAATTTCGAGGAGTGCAGGTGGTTGGTGTGGGATACTCCCACAGGGGTGATCATCTGAAAAACACCCTATCTAGTATTAAAATTCAGGATGAAAAACCATCAATCCTACTTTACCATCTTCCAGTGGGTCGGGAGGAGGTTAGTGCTGCAGGGATTGACCTGCAACTTTCTGGTCATACCCATAATGGTCAGATGATACCCTTCAACTTCCTGGTTAAACTGATGTTCCCCTACATCAGCGGATTCTATGAGTATAATGGAACTCAGCTCTACGTATCTCAGGGTACTGGTACTTGGGGACCTCCTATGAGGTTGGGTTCCAAGTGTGAATTAACTGTAATCCAGTTGAAACCATTATAA
- a CDS encoding DUF134 domain-containing protein: MQCFIPDREGGESFEALRITLEEFEALRLRDYQEIQQKNAAEIMDISQPTFHRTINSARRKISRALVEGRIIQIKGGDYVMDNKRYQCKNCGFEWHSPAKEYEKCPDCDSENIGLVTVEEDFPKSTAQPGLGRRRGGQGARGMGGGPPRVCKCPQCGYEAPKTPGVPCRDAKCPKCGIPLCGSD, from the coding sequence GTGCAATGTTTTATTCCGGACAGGGAAGGTGGGGAAAGCTTTGAAGCTCTCCGAATTACACTGGAAGAGTTTGAAGCACTGAGACTCAGGGATTATCAGGAAATACAGCAGAAAAATGCAGCAGAGATTATGGATATTTCCCAGCCCACCTTTCACAGGACCATTAACTCAGCCCGGAGGAAAATTTCCAGGGCCTTAGTTGAAGGCAGAATAATTCAGATAAAAGGAGGAGATTACGTTATGGATAATAAAAGATACCAATGTAAAAATTGTGGTTTTGAATGGCACAGTCCAGCGAAAGAATATGAAAAATGTCCAGACTGTGATTCCGAAAACATAGGATTAGTTACCGTTGAAGAAGATTTCCCTAAATCCACAGCACAACCAGGATTAGGAAGAAGAAGGGGAGGACAAGGTGCCAGAGGGATGGGGGGAGGACCTCCAAGGGTTTGTAAATGCCCTCAATGTGGGTATGAAGCTCCAAAAACCCCAGGAGTACCCTGTCGTGACGCTAAATGTCCTAAATGTGGCATTCCACTCTGTGGTTCAGACTAA
- a CDS encoding NifB/NifX family molybdenum-iron cluster-binding protein: MVVVCVPCLDQGGLKGDISQHFGKTPYFVLIKWEDDQIKNYEIMDSKAKHVGGNMTPGEFIAGSGANTLLCGNLGPKAVQMLQRAGIEVYVGASGTVIEALQSWAEGKLKLANADNACSDGHD, translated from the coding sequence ATGGTAGTAGTATGCGTTCCCTGTCTTGATCAGGGTGGTTTAAAGGGAGATATATCCCAACACTTTGGAAAAACTCCCTACTTTGTTTTGATTAAGTGGGAAGATGATCAAATCAAGAATTATGAGATTATGGACAGCAAAGCAAAGCATGTGGGGGGCAACATGACTCCTGGTGAATTCATTGCTGGTTCCGGAGCTAACACACTTTTATGTGGAAATCTCGGCCCCAAAGCGGTTCAAATGCTTCAAAGGGCTGGAATTGAGGTTTACGTTGGTGCATCGGGAACTGTGATCGAAGCACTGCAAAGCTGGGCAGAAGGTAAATTAAAACTGGCTAATGCGGATAATGCATGTTCTGATGGTCATGATTAG
- a CDS encoding methanogenesis marker 7 protein, producing MYETLTYIGGVHKHEEMTELIEDLGGFVLQQNISQMDLVLTLAVPMEDVEKVDEKARELLGEIKIAPMAGTEIAIVSPTLARQHLPHSACDISEYLRRFGAKDNMIGLSRGAGKGIARISEDEKRLIEEHDLAVFALGSFRECLMNKTHLFQDIEIPVVVTGAPEMDLEDLPGAMAYVNGLGRIPRRLKRGEDIRALKKLVEVVEDILDTRRKEMMDDPPIVPSILVKTEIENQVGAVKEIYSPAPIVSQLDGVRVKLDYDTYKDQIAEVMVNEYRLGDVSEIKKSKMYDYILVKLLPETSII from the coding sequence ATGTACGAAACCTTAACCTATATTGGAGGAGTTCACAAGCATGAAGAGATGACTGAGCTTATCGAAGACCTGGGAGGGTTCGTGCTGCAGCAGAACATCAGTCAGATGGATCTGGTGTTAACCCTGGCAGTTCCAATGGAAGACGTGGAGAAAGTGGATGAAAAAGCCCGGGAACTTTTGGGAGAAATCAAAATTGCCCCAATGGCCGGGACGGAGATTGCCATTGTATCTCCCACATTGGCCCGTCAGCATCTACCTCACTCTGCCTGTGATATTTCAGAGTACCTGCGAAGATTCGGTGCCAAGGATAATATGATCGGCCTTTCCAGAGGAGCGGGAAAGGGAATTGCACGTATCTCAGAGGATGAGAAAAGACTCATCGAAGAACATGATCTGGCAGTTTTCGCCCTGGGAAGCTTCAGAGAGTGTCTCATGAACAAAACACATCTTTTCCAGGATATTGAAATACCAGTGGTAGTTACCGGTGCACCGGAGATGGATTTAGAGGATTTACCTGGAGCAATGGCTTATGTGAATGGTTTAGGTAGAATACCACGCCGTTTAAAGAGGGGGGAAGATATCCGGGCACTCAAAAAACTGGTGGAAGTTGTTGAGGATATTCTTGACACCCGCCGGAAAGAGATGATGGATGATCCGCCCATTGTACCCTCCATACTGGTGAAAACAGAAATTGAAAACCAGGTAGGGGCCGTGAAGGAGATCTATTCACCCGCACCAATTGTCAGTCAACTGGATGGGGTGCGAGTCAAACTGGACTATGATACTTACAAAGACCAGATTGCTGAGGTTATGGTGAATGAGTATCGCCTGGGTGATGTTTCTGAAATCAAAAAATCCAAGATGTATGACTACATTCTGGTGAAACTTTTACCAGAAACCTCCATAATCTAA
- a CDS encoding Mrp/NBP35 family ATP-binding protein: protein MKINSEEEQKKLLMQQEITIVKRMSDIGHKIAVMSGKGGVGKSTISVNLAVAFALKNYQTGIMDVDLHGPDVPHMLGIENAILQSSPHGIIPVKARENLEVLSIEFMLPTKGAPIIWRGPKKTGAIKQFLSDVSWGNLDVLVVDNPPGTGDEPLTILQSISPLDGVVMVTTPQAVAGEDVRKCVNMVKGLNIPILGIIENMSGFTCPHCHEEINIFGKGEGKQLAEELEVPYLGSLPVETGVGENSDQGKPFIREDPDSEISKKFMKIVSKIEDKVFNGKK, encoded by the coding sequence ATGAAGATTAATTCAGAAGAAGAACAGAAAAAACTCTTAATGCAACAAGAAATCACCATAGTAAAGCGTATGAGTGATATTGGTCATAAAATAGCAGTTATGAGTGGTAAAGGGGGTGTGGGTAAATCAACCATATCCGTTAACCTAGCGGTAGCATTTGCCCTTAAAAATTACCAGACTGGAATAATGGATGTGGATCTGCACGGCCCTGATGTTCCACACATGTTGGGGATAGAAAATGCAATCCTACAATCATCACCGCATGGTATCATACCAGTTAAAGCCAGAGAAAACCTGGAAGTATTATCCATTGAATTCATGTTACCCACCAAGGGCGCCCCTATCATATGGAGAGGGCCCAAAAAGACGGGAGCCATAAAACAGTTCCTATCCGATGTTTCATGGGGAAATCTAGATGTACTGGTAGTTGACAACCCGCCAGGAACTGGAGATGAACCTTTAACTATCCTGCAATCCATCAGTCCCCTGGATGGGGTGGTCATGGTCACCACTCCCCAGGCAGTTGCAGGGGAAGATGTACGTAAATGTGTTAACATGGTTAAAGGATTGAACATCCCCATCCTAGGTATCATAGAGAACATGTCTGGTTTCACCTGCCCCCATTGCCATGAGGAAATCAATATTTTTGGTAAAGGTGAAGGAAAACAACTGGCAGAAGAACTGGAAGTACCCTACCTGGGAAGCTTACCCGTGGAAACTGGGGTGGGGGAAAACTCAGACCAGGGAAAACCATTCATTCGGGAGGACCCTGATTCGGAAATATCCAAAAAATTCATGAAAATAGTTTCAAAAATTGAAGATAAGGTATTTAATGGAAAAAAATAA
- a CDS encoding TRAM domain-containing protein: MFGADKTPKTAPIEEGEEYEVKIEDVGKEGDGITRIEGFVVFVPETKVGEEIKVRITSVRRRFAFAEKISE; encoded by the coding sequence TTGTTTGGAGCAGATAAAACCCCTAAAACGGCCCCTATAGAAGAAGGGGAGGAATATGAGGTTAAAATTGAAGATGTGGGTAAAGAAGGCGATGGAATCACCCGAATTGAAGGTTTCGTGGTCTTTGTACCTGAAACTAAGGTAGGTGAAGAAATAAAGGTTCGGATAACATCGGTGCGGAGAAGATTCGCCTTTGCCGAAAAGATTTCGGAATAA
- a CDS encoding ferrous iron transporter B — translation MKKILLMGNPNVGKSVVFSRLTGVNVIQSNYPGTTVGYTQGHLKIDQQEMDLIDVPGTYSLSPACKAEEVARDMFLDENPELIINVVDATNLERNLYLSLQILEQGLPTVMVLNMWDAAKRKGVHLNLEKLQEKLGIKVVPAVAVTGEGIKDLANVINEITLKPAEHISKIPEMDDNEKWAFIGQLLSEVQKIEHRHPSILERLEDASVRPVSGVIIALIVVFITMQVVIGLGELLINYILDPIYYQYYGPFITKLVENFIPTGFFHDILIGSGYEYETSFGLLTTGIYVIFAVVLPYILSFYLVLGFLEDFGYLPRLAVLLDSIMHKLGLHGYATIPIVLGFGCNVPAMLSTRILEGKREKFIAATLVAVSVPCMAQTAVIIGLLGPYGIQYILMVYGTLFILFITLGSILNLIMKGESPEIFFEIPPYRIPHMGTLLKKTWMRVRGFLMEALPFVFLGILAVNILYLVGVMSALSSLLAPIMSQMLGLPSQAIDALIMGFLRKDLATAMLAPLNLSPGQLVVACTVLAASFPCIATFIVLIKEIGIKDMLKTVALMLSIALITGTILNIIL, via the coding sequence TTGAAGAAAATATTACTGATGGGTAATCCCAATGTGGGCAAAAGTGTTGTTTTCTCCAGATTAACCGGAGTAAACGTTATTCAGTCCAATTATCCCGGGACCACCGTAGGTTACACCCAGGGACACTTGAAAATAGACCAGCAGGAGATGGATCTAATTGATGTACCTGGAACCTATTCATTATCCCCAGCCTGTAAAGCAGAAGAAGTGGCCAGGGACATGTTTCTGGATGAAAACCCGGAGTTAATAATCAATGTGGTGGATGCCACCAACCTGGAGAGAAACCTGTATCTAAGCCTTCAGATCCTGGAGCAGGGCCTTCCCACAGTGATGGTTCTCAACATGTGGGATGCCGCTAAACGAAAAGGAGTTCACCTGAACCTGGAAAAACTCCAGGAAAAACTGGGAATAAAAGTGGTGCCCGCAGTGGCGGTTACTGGTGAAGGAATAAAAGATCTGGCTAATGTTATAAATGAAATAACTCTAAAACCAGCTGAACACATTTCCAAAATCCCTGAAATGGATGATAATGAAAAATGGGCGTTTATTGGCCAATTACTATCTGAAGTTCAGAAAATAGAACACCGCCACCCATCTATTCTGGAACGATTGGAAGATGCATCAGTAAGACCTGTTTCAGGAGTTATTATAGCATTAATAGTAGTGTTCATCACCATGCAAGTGGTAATTGGACTGGGAGAATTGTTAATCAATTATATTCTAGATCCAATATATTATCAGTATTATGGACCATTCATCACCAAACTGGTGGAGAACTTTATCCCCACTGGTTTTTTCCATGACATCTTGATCGGGAGTGGATACGAATATGAAACCTCCTTTGGCTTGTTAACCACCGGAATTTATGTGATATTTGCCGTGGTTTTACCCTATATCCTATCATTCTATCTTGTTCTAGGCTTTTTAGAGGATTTTGGTTACCTCCCCCGCCTGGCAGTACTGCTGGACAGTATAATGCATAAATTAGGACTCCATGGTTATGCAACCATACCCATTGTCCTTGGTTTTGGCTGTAACGTTCCGGCCATGCTTTCCACCCGAATTTTGGAGGGTAAACGAGAAAAATTCATAGCCGCCACATTAGTAGCTGTATCCGTCCCCTGTATGGCACAAACAGCAGTTATAATAGGATTATTGGGGCCGTACGGTATTCAATATATCTTAATGGTTTACGGAACCCTTTTTATATTGTTCATCACCCTGGGATCCATCCTGAATCTTATTATGAAGGGAGAAAGTCCGGAGATCTTCTTTGAAATCCCACCCTACAGAATACCCCATATGGGAACCTTGCTTAAAAAGACCTGGATGAGGGTTAGGGGTTTCCTGATGGAAGCATTGCCCTTTGTGTTTCTAGGAATACTTGCCGTTAACATCCTGTACCTGGTGGGAGTAATGAGTGCTCTTTCCAGCTTACTGGCCCCCATAATGTCCCAGATGCTGGGACTCCCTAGTCAGGCCATTGACGCCCTGATCATGGGATTTTTAAGGAAAGACCTAGCAACAGCCATGCTCGCCCCGTTGAATCTCAGCCCAGGCCAACTAGTAGTGGCCTGTACAGTTCTGGCAGCCAGTTTCCCTTGCATCGCCACCTTCATTGTTCTGATTAAAGAGATCGGAATCAAGGACATGCTTAAGACTGTTGCTTTAATGTTATCCATTGCATTGATCACTGGAACAATACTGAACATTATACTATAG